The following proteins are encoded in a genomic region of Mycolicibacterium rutilum:
- a CDS encoding oxygenase MpaB family protein, with translation MLLPHQFIGEFLNQRFDKDVRRNYFRGMEFAAPVGDPGWFGPGSATWHVHSHMQTLIFGLQCAAFMERLDPSIFWMGMHHSRLVKRDENGVGIPEIDPKGAAVRLGHSIAFFIGTAYGSTETAERLAQTVRSMHHTIKGTRPDGARYDADDPDWLRWNYATVVWGLATAHELYHPNPLRGKDIDRYYREFIRVGHALGGTDLPEPKAEVAECLESYLPKLAVTHGTAVATGPELPLAESAINWAIRDTMPRWAKQLIQHKDINIVERTARRATVWTIINGLHLAQGPIPEFRQAQARVKAGTTVKHTLPTYQPGDDPVRSRDEVERAFAEA, from the coding sequence ATCCTGCTGCCGCACCAGTTCATCGGCGAGTTCCTCAACCAGCGCTTCGACAAGGACGTCCGACGCAACTACTTCCGGGGCATGGAGTTCGCCGCGCCGGTCGGTGATCCCGGCTGGTTCGGGCCGGGCAGCGCCACCTGGCACGTGCACTCGCACATGCAGACGCTGATCTTCGGCCTGCAGTGCGCGGCGTTCATGGAGCGCCTCGACCCGTCGATCTTCTGGATGGGCATGCACCACTCGCGACTGGTCAAGCGCGACGAGAACGGCGTCGGCATCCCCGAGATCGACCCGAAGGGCGCGGCGGTGCGGCTGGGCCACTCGATCGCGTTCTTCATCGGCACCGCCTACGGGTCCACCGAGACCGCCGAGCGACTGGCGCAGACCGTGCGCTCGATGCACCACACCATCAAGGGCACCCGCCCCGACGGCGCCCGCTACGACGCCGACGACCCCGACTGGCTGCGCTGGAACTACGCCACCGTGGTGTGGGGCCTGGCCACCGCGCACGAGCTCTACCATCCGAACCCGTTGCGCGGCAAGGACATCGACCGCTACTACCGCGAGTTCATCCGCGTCGGCCACGCGCTGGGCGGCACCGACCTGCCCGAACCCAAGGCCGAGGTCGCCGAGTGCCTCGAGTCGTATCTACCGAAGCTGGCCGTCACGCACGGCACCGCGGTGGCCACCGGCCCGGAGCTGCCGCTGGCGGAGTCGGCCATCAACTGGGCGATCCGCGACACCATGCCGCGCTGGGCCAAGCAGTTGATCCAGCACAAGGACATCAACATCGTCGAACGCACCGCCCGCCGGGCCACCGTGTGGACGATCATCAACGGCCTGCATCTGGCGCAGGGCCCGATCCCGGAGTTCCGGCAGGCTCAGGCCCGGGTCAAAGCGGGGACGACGGTCAAGCACACGCTGCCGACGTACCAGCCGGGCGACGACCCCGTGCGCAGC
- a CDS encoding DUF2243 domain-containing protein, protein MPTRAPSLLLGLGLGGFIDGIVLHEILQWHHMVSSVEAYPPKTLGGLEANVVADGFFHAATWLLVSLGMSLTLLAWQQRRLAPNWSFHVGLLLTGWGIFNVVEGVIDHQLLGVHHVRDDLGAPLSWDIGFLVFGVLLVAGGWALYRRGAAQLLSGQNLS, encoded by the coding sequence ATGCCGACCCGCGCGCCCAGTCTGCTGCTCGGGCTCGGGCTCGGCGGCTTCATCGACGGCATCGTGCTGCACGAGATCCTGCAGTGGCATCACATGGTCAGCAGCGTTGAGGCCTATCCGCCGAAAACGCTGGGCGGGCTGGAGGCCAACGTCGTCGCCGACGGTTTCTTCCACGCCGCGACGTGGCTGCTGGTGTCGCTCGGCATGTCGCTGACCCTGCTGGCCTGGCAACAGCGCCGGCTCGCGCCGAACTGGTCGTTCCACGTCGGGCTGCTGTTGACGGGCTGGGGGATCTTCAACGTCGTCGAGGGCGTCATCGACCACCAGCTGCTGGGCGTGCACCACGTGCGCGACGACCTCGGCGCCCCGCTGTCCTGGGACATCGGCTTCCTGGTGTTCGGGGTGCTGCTGGTCGCGGGCGGCTGGGCGCTCTACCGGCGAGGAGCCGCCCAACTACTCAGCGGACAGAATCTGTCCTGA
- a CDS encoding DinB family protein, whose protein sequence is MPGMPPPAADERQTLIEFLAFQQNAFFSVAFGLTDEQARSTPSVSALSIGGLAKHAAGVQKGWTDRMVAAPDFPPKDDRPMDVVMAEYQDQYVMRDDETLAGLLDALRAQNEETLRVLKAADLSTPVPVPHEVPWFPHDIDHWNVRWVAMHLIEELCRHAGHADIIRESLDRATMYELMAANEEWPETDFIKRWRPASVVS, encoded by the coding sequence ATGCCAGGAATGCCGCCGCCCGCCGCCGACGAACGCCAGACGCTGATCGAGTTCCTCGCGTTCCAGCAGAACGCGTTCTTCTCGGTGGCGTTCGGGCTGACCGACGAGCAGGCGCGCTCGACGCCGTCGGTCAGCGCGCTGTCGATCGGCGGATTGGCCAAACACGCCGCCGGGGTGCAGAAGGGCTGGACCGACCGGATGGTCGCGGCGCCGGACTTCCCGCCCAAGGACGACCGTCCGATGGACGTGGTGATGGCCGAGTACCAGGACCAGTACGTGATGCGCGACGACGAGACACTCGCCGGGCTGCTCGACGCGTTGCGGGCGCAGAACGAGGAGACGCTGCGCGTGCTCAAGGCCGCGGATCTGTCGACGCCGGTGCCGGTGCCGCACGAGGTGCCATGGTTCCCGCACGACATCGACCACTGGAACGTGCGCTGGGTCGCGATGCACCTGATCGAGGAGCTCTGCCGGCACGCCGGACACGCCGACATCATTCGCGAATCCCTCGACCGCGCAACGATGTACGAGTTGATGGCCGCCAACGAGGAGTGGCCGGAGACGGACTTCATCAAGAGGTGGCGTCCCGCGTCGGTGGTGAGCTGA
- a CDS encoding DinB family protein, translating to MRTTVTNELAEQTDFHWTRFLRPRFQGLSDDEYFWQPVPDCWTVHPDGSIDFDYPEPTPTPFTTIAWRLAHVIVGVFAVRNHSHFGAPPADYETWQYATDAATALRQLDEQYQTWIDGVRALSADDLNRPVGPAEGPYADYPMLTLVLHINREFIHHGAEIACIRDLYAHTNREGK from the coding sequence ATGCGCACAACGGTCACCAACGAGCTCGCCGAACAGACCGACTTCCACTGGACCCGATTCCTGCGCCCGCGATTCCAGGGGCTCAGCGACGACGAGTACTTCTGGCAGCCGGTGCCCGACTGCTGGACCGTCCACCCGGACGGGTCGATCGACTTCGACTATCCCGAGCCGACACCGACACCGTTCACGACGATCGCGTGGCGGCTCGCGCACGTCATCGTCGGCGTCTTCGCGGTGCGCAACCACAGCCACTTCGGCGCGCCACCGGCCGACTATGAGACGTGGCAGTACGCCACCGACGCGGCCACCGCGCTGCGCCAACTCGACGAGCAGTACCAGACCTGGATCGACGGCGTGCGCGCGTTGTCCGCCGATGACCTCAATCGGCCGGTCGGACCGGCCGAGGGGCCTTACGCTGACTATCCGATGCTCACCCTGGTTCTGCACATCAACCGTGAGTTCATTCATCACGGTGCCGAAATCGCTTGTATTCGAGATCTTTACGCTCACACCAACCGAGAGGGAAAGTAA
- a CDS encoding TetR/AcrR family transcriptional regulator — MSSPTRWAGVPLTDRRAERRARLIDAAFQLFGDGGEAALSVRSVCRACGMNTRYFYESFADTDELLGAVYDQVSAELGEAVEAAMTSAEDSVRARTRAGIAAVLGFSSADPRRGRVLFTDARSNPVLAARRAATQDLLREGVLTEGGRLHPDSDPIAAQVGAAMYTGAMAELAQQWLAGRLGTDLDAVVDHAVRQWLR, encoded by the coding sequence ATGTCGAGTCCCACGCGTTGGGCCGGGGTGCCACTGACGGACCGTCGCGCCGAGCGGCGCGCGAGGTTGATCGACGCGGCCTTCCAGTTGTTCGGCGACGGCGGGGAAGCGGCGCTGTCGGTGCGCTCGGTGTGCCGCGCGTGCGGAATGAACACCCGCTACTTCTACGAAAGCTTCGCCGACACCGACGAGTTGCTCGGTGCCGTGTACGACCAGGTGAGCGCCGAGTTGGGCGAGGCCGTCGAGGCGGCGATGACGTCGGCGGAGGACTCGGTGCGCGCACGGACCCGCGCCGGCATCGCCGCGGTGCTGGGGTTCAGCTCGGCCGACCCGCGGCGGGGTCGCGTGCTGTTCACCGACGCACGGTCCAATCCGGTGCTGGCGGCGCGGCGGGCGGCGACGCAGGATCTGTTGCGCGAGGGCGTGTTGACCGAGGGCGGGCGGCTACACCCCGACTCCGATCCGATCGCCGCGCAGGTCGGCGCGGCGATGTACACCGGTGCGATGGCCGAGCTCGCCCAGCAGTGGCTGGCGGGGCGGTTGGGCACGGACCTCGATGCGGTCGTCGACCACGCCGTGCGCCAGTGGCTGCGGTAG